A genomic stretch from Nocardia wallacei includes:
- a CDS encoding DUF7059 domain-containing protein — protein MPTNPTGVSGGGARVHDATGAGSPLADLAPELRTALTRVRYDADTLLEVLGEDAHTALGRSEPVPVRRAVRDAGELGTLVRLLLLGDPVPEGEARAALAPVGLDRAVAAGLLDRDGAEIRAALDLRPLDLGAGARWVLSDLDDSMRRRTLSADHALGVGQASLSLLRATPTERVGTVLDLGTGCGVQAVHAAAYADTVTGTDVSGRALWLAGATAALNGLDIELLEGPWFEPIAGRRFDQIVANPPFVVGPARVEHTYRDSGLALDGASELVVSRAPESLNPGGTAAMLASWVHVAGEDWRARVASWLPDRGVDAWIVQRDVADPALYVGTWLRDAGLDPRDPQAQRRAERWLDAFAAAQVEGIGFGFVYLRAMDGPTEVVAEDLTHGFDDPLGAEATAYFRRSAWLRAVAADENRAWTSRFEVDPATALERVFLPGTEGWAQAVARLHRGNGPRWQHEIDDTAAALLAGMRADGLPLEELVELLAIGHTGTTATSELRAAALSLTTGLVRHGLIRPV, from the coding sequence ATGCCGACGAATCCGACAGGGGTGTCCGGTGGGGGCGCCAGGGTGCACGACGCGACCGGCGCCGGGTCCCCGCTCGCCGACTTGGCTCCGGAGCTGCGCACCGCTCTGACGCGCGTGCGCTACGACGCCGACACCTTGCTCGAGGTGCTGGGCGAGGATGCGCATACCGCGCTCGGGCGTTCCGAACCGGTGCCGGTGCGGCGGGCCGTCCGCGACGCCGGGGAGTTGGGGACGCTGGTGCGGTTGCTGCTGCTCGGCGATCCGGTCCCGGAAGGCGAGGCGCGCGCGGCGCTCGCACCCGTCGGGCTGGACCGGGCGGTGGCCGCGGGTCTGCTCGACCGCGACGGCGCGGAGATCCGCGCCGCCCTCGATCTGCGCCCGCTCGATCTCGGCGCCGGCGCCCGCTGGGTGCTGTCGGATCTGGACGACAGCATGCGGCGGCGCACGCTGAGCGCCGACCATGCGCTCGGCGTCGGGCAGGCCTCGCTGTCGTTGCTGCGCGCCACCCCGACCGAACGCGTCGGCACCGTGCTGGACCTGGGCACCGGGTGCGGGGTGCAGGCCGTGCACGCCGCCGCGTACGCCGACACGGTCACCGGCACCGACGTCAGCGGTCGGGCGCTGTGGCTGGCCGGGGCGACCGCCGCGCTCAACGGCCTCGATATCGAACTGCTGGAAGGGCCCTGGTTCGAGCCGATCGCCGGGCGGCGCTTCGATCAGATCGTCGCCAATCCCCCGTTCGTGGTCGGCCCGGCCCGCGTCGAACACACCTACCGTGATTCCGGGCTGGCCCTCGACGGCGCCAGCGAACTGGTCGTCTCCCGCGCGCCCGAGTCGCTGAACCCGGGCGGCACCGCGGCCATGCTGGCCTCGTGGGTACACGTGGCGGGCGAGGACTGGCGCGCCCGGGTGGCGTCCTGGCTGCCCGACCGCGGCGTCGACGCCTGGATCGTGCAGCGCGACGTCGCCGACCCCGCCCTCTACGTCGGAACCTGGCTGCGCGACGCCGGGCTGGACCCGCGCGACCCGCAGGCGCAGCGGCGGGCCGAGCGCTGGCTCGACGCCTTCGCGGCGGCACAGGTCGAGGGCATCGGTTTCGGATTCGTCTACCTGCGTGCCATGGACGGCCCCACCGAGGTCGTCGCCGAGGACCTGACGCACGGCTTCGACGATCCGCTGGGCGCCGAGGCCACCGCGTACTTCCGGCGATCGGCCTGGCTGCGCGCTGTCGCGGCGGACGAGAACCGTGCGTGGACTTCACGATTCGAGGTCGACCCGGCCACCGCGCTGGAACGCGTCTTCCTGCCCGGAACCGAGGGCTGGGCTCAGGCCGTGGCCCGCCTGCACCGCGGCAACGGGCCGCGCTGGCAGCACGAGATCGATGACACGGCCGCCGCCCTGCTGGCGGGAATGCGCGCGGACGGCCTGCCGTTGGAAGAACTGGTCGAATTGCTGGCAATCGGCCACACCGGCACCACAGCCACATCGGAACTGCGCGCCGCGGCCCTCTCCCTCACGACCGGATTGGTGCGGCACGGCCTGATCCGCCCCGTGTAG
- a CDS encoding GlxA family transcriptional regulator: MTGAHRVAVLALAPVVGFDMTIPPTVLGNAATADGTKLYDVRICGLSTDAVPTTMGYAIVPQAGPEWVAAADTVIVPGTQMPGPRRHGTLSPELEEVLATIRPGARIVSICTGAFVLAAAGLLDGRRATSHWSFAGDFRRLFPRVLLDENLLFVEDGNLCTSAGLAAGLDLCLHLVRTDHGSDIANRVARYCVVPPWREGGQSQFIDRHVPEDGSDGTAPTRAWALRHLDHDLDLSTLSTHARMSIRTFTRRFKAETGLAPGAWLLQQRLRHARHLLESTDLPIDEVARAAGLGTAASLRHHMRAELGVPPLTYRKTFRSAPQPGASTTSATHLPG; this comes from the coding sequence GTGACCGGCGCGCATCGGGTGGCGGTGCTCGCACTGGCGCCGGTGGTGGGCTTCGATATGACGATTCCACCGACCGTGTTGGGCAATGCCGCGACGGCGGACGGGACCAAGCTGTACGACGTGCGGATCTGCGGGTTGAGCACCGACGCCGTGCCCACCACGATGGGTTACGCGATCGTCCCGCAGGCCGGTCCGGAGTGGGTGGCCGCCGCCGACACGGTGATCGTGCCCGGGACGCAGATGCCGGGCCCGCGGCGACACGGAACACTCTCGCCGGAACTCGAGGAGGTTCTCGCCACGATCCGGCCCGGCGCCCGGATCGTCTCCATCTGTACCGGCGCCTTCGTGCTGGCCGCGGCGGGGTTGCTCGACGGGCGGCGGGCGACCTCGCACTGGTCGTTCGCCGGCGACTTCCGGCGATTGTTCCCGCGGGTGCTGCTGGACGAGAACCTGCTGTTCGTCGAGGACGGAAACCTGTGCACCTCAGCGGGTTTGGCCGCCGGGCTGGACCTGTGCCTGCACCTGGTGCGCACCGATCACGGCAGCGACATCGCCAACCGGGTGGCGCGCTACTGCGTGGTGCCGCCGTGGCGCGAGGGCGGCCAGTCGCAGTTCATCGACCGCCACGTGCCCGAGGACGGCTCCGACGGCACCGCCCCCACCCGCGCCTGGGCACTGCGCCATCTGGACCACGACCTGGACCTGTCCACCCTGTCCACCCACGCCCGCATGAGCATCCGCACCTTCACCCGCCGTTTCAAGGCCGAAACCGGCCTGGCCCCCGGTGCCTGGCTACTGCAACAGCGCCTCCGCCACGCCCGCCACCTACTCGAATCCACCGACCTTCCGATCGACGAGGTCGCCCGCGCCGCGGGCCTGGGCACCGCCGCGTCCCTACGCCACCACATGCGCGCGGAACTGGGCGTCCCACCCCTCACCTACCGCAAGACCTTCCGATCCGCCCCGCAGCCCGGCGCGAGCACGACCTCCGCCACCCACCTGCCGGGGTGA
- a CDS encoding VOC family protein: MIRWNSAFIDRPTERFETAMAFWTAVTGTRLSESHGADGEFVTLLPSQGDPCVHGQRVGGPGGAHLDLDVEDLDAARQHALGLGAALVADRGHFLSMRSPSGTAFCLTTGDGSAAPDPITGPGGVLSRLDQVCLDIAPSAFDREVEFWTALTGWPPRPSALREFTGITVPEPLPIRILLQRKDTEGPSAAHLDIACADVDAVAAWHESLGARRVSRGAHWAVMHDPTGGVYCLTGRHPVTGRLPQ; the protein is encoded by the coding sequence ATGATTCGCTGGAACAGTGCCTTCATCGATCGGCCGACCGAGCGCTTCGAGACCGCGATGGCCTTCTGGACCGCGGTCACGGGCACGCGCCTGTCCGAGTCGCACGGCGCGGACGGTGAATTCGTGACGTTGCTGCCGTCGCAGGGTGACCCGTGTGTCCACGGCCAGCGTGTCGGCGGTCCCGGCGGCGCTCACCTCGATCTCGATGTCGAGGATCTCGACGCGGCCCGACAGCACGCGCTCGGCCTGGGCGCGGCGCTCGTCGCCGATCGCGGCCATTTCCTGTCGATGCGCTCGCCGAGCGGCACGGCGTTCTGCCTGACCACCGGCGACGGCAGCGCGGCGCCCGACCCGATCACCGGGCCCGGCGGCGTACTCAGCCGCCTCGATCAGGTGTGCCTGGACATCGCGCCCAGCGCGTTCGACCGCGAGGTGGAGTTCTGGACCGCGCTGACGGGGTGGCCGCCCCGGCCCAGTGCCTTGCGGGAGTTCACCGGCATCACCGTGCCGGAGCCACTGCCCATCCGAATCCTGTTGCAGCGCAAGGACACCGAGGGTCCGTCGGCAGCACATCTCGACATCGCCTGCGCCGACGTCGACGCCGTCGCCGCGTGGCACGAGTCGCTGGGCGCCCGCCGGGTTTCCCGCGGCGCGCACTGGGCGGTGATGCACGACCCGACGGGCGGCGTCTACTGTCTCACCGGCCGCCACCCGGTCACGGGGCGGCTGCCGCAGTGA